Proteins from one Juglans microcarpa x Juglans regia isolate MS1-56 chromosome 6S, Jm3101_v1.0, whole genome shotgun sequence genomic window:
- the LOC121237420 gene encoding uncharacterized protein LOC121237420: MGKMTSRDWTQIYAIYGLDQWQTLLFLLLHALLFTVLSVLYLVYFDPIGAFFESLLARTAAVPGGVARFAAGFTGSVTALSAVCLFFAAANFFYSAVPLHHDMALRMVSAVNDWSTVKHALDLGCGRGILLNAVATQLKKEGSSGRVVGLDRSKGKTLRTLRTAKLEGVGEYVTCREGDVRRLPFGDNSFDVVVSGVFVHTVGKEHGNRTVEAAAERMRVVGEMVRVLKPGGVGVVWDLMHVPEYARRLQELKMEEIRVSEPVTAFMVSSHIVSFRKPSQPVVGLGEVRLEWRC, encoded by the coding sequence atgggtaAAATGACGAGTAGAGACTGGACTCAGATCTATGCGATCTACGGCTTGGACCAGTGGCAAACTCTACTCTTCCTCTTACTGCACGCCCTCCTCTTCACAGTTCTCTCCGTCCTCTACCTCGTCTACTTCGATCCCATCGGAGCCTTCTTCGAGTCCCTCCTCGCCCGCACCGCCGCAGTTCCAGGTGGCGTCGCCAGATTCGCCGCAGGTTTCACCGGATCGGTCACAGCTCTCTCCGCCGTCTGCTTGTTCTTCGCCGCGGCCAACTTCTTCTACTCCGCAGTTCCGCTCCACCATGACATGGCTCTCCGCATGGTAAGCGCGGTGAACGACTGGTCCACAGTGAAGCACGCCCTTGACCTGGGCTGCGGTCGAGGGATCCTGCTCAACGCCGTGGCGACGCAGCTGAAGAAGGAAGGGAGTTCCGGTCGGGTAGTAGGGTTGGACCGGTCGAAGGGGAAGACCCTACGGACGTTGCGGACAGCGAAGCTCGAGGGGGTGGGGGAGTATGTGACTTGCAGGGAAGGAGATGTGAGGAGGCTGCCGTTCGGAGACAATAGCTTCGACGTGGTGGTGTCGGGAGTGTTTGTGCACACGGTTGGAAAGGAGCACGGTAACCGGACGGTTGAGGCGGCGGCGGAGAGGATGAGGGTGGTGGGAGAGATGGTGAGGGTGCTGAAGCCCGGTGGGGTCGGGGTGGTGTGGGACCTAATGCATGTCCCGGAGTACGCGAGGAGGCTTCAGGAGCTAAAGATGGAGGAGATCAGGGTGTCGGAGCCGGTGACGGCTTTCATGGTCAGCAGCCACATCGTGTCGTTTCGCAAGCCCAGTCAGCCCGTGGTGGGCCTTGGTGAGGTCAGGCTCGAGTGGAGATGCTGA
- the LOC121237421 gene encoding receptor-like protein kinase THESEUS 1: MKAVKFVPLVLAVILFMGHGSSASFTPIDNYLIACGSSQNVTFQDRTFVSDSEHSSLVLKSGNSSVASSKSSAPLPIYQSARIFSGMASYKFKIEQRGRHWVRLYFYPLPKSGQNLNSASMSVVTDNFVLLNNFTFEKYNGTYMFKEYAINVTSDTLTLTFLPSNNSVAFVNAIEVVSIPDEVLPDQALALNPSTPFSGLTELALETVYRLNMGGPLLTSQNDTLGRTWENDLKYLHVNSSAVNVSVSPANIKYPAAVTPETAPNLVYATAETMGDANVPNMNFNITWVFSVDPNFSYFVRVHFCDIVSKSLNSLVFNLFINYDIALGSLDLSSMTGDLNVPYYRDFVSNSSANTDTLTVSVGPDSVADTTNAIMNGLEIMKISNEVRSLDGLLPVESFLPISPSKKNKMVIIVGSIIGAAAAVGLIGLCCCCWVAHKSKTTQQGYPWLPLPLHGNSQTMTKMSTTSQKSGTASCISLASTNLGRFFMFQEILDATNKFDESLLLGVGGFGRVYKGTLEDGTKVAVKRGNPRSEQGIAEFRTEIEMLSKLRHRHLVSLIGYCDERSEMILVYEYMANGPLRSHLYGTDLPPLPWKQRLEICIGAARGLHYLHTGAAQSIIHRDVKTTNILLDENFVAKVADFGLSKTGPALDQTHVSTAVKGSFGYLDPEYFRRQQLTEKSDVYSFGVVLMEVFCTRPALNPVLPREQVNIAEWAMSWQKKGMLDQIMDPNLVGKVNPASLKKYGETAEKCLAEHGVDRPSMGDVLWNLEYALQLEETSSALMEPEDNSTNHIPGIQLTPLEPFDNSVSMIDGVNSGTDDDAEDTATSAVFSQLVNPRGR, translated from the coding sequence ATGAAAGCGGTGAAGTTCGTACCTCTGGTTCTGGCTGTGATTCTCTTTATGGGTCATGGTTCAAGTGCCTCATTCACTCCTATTGACAACTACTTAATTGCTTGCGGTTCTTCCCAAAATGTCACCTTTCAAGATCGTACTTTCGTTTCTGATTCAGAGCATTCTTCACTTGTTCTAAAAAGTGGCAATTCTAGTGTTGCCAGTTCCAAGTCTAGTGCCCCACTTCCAATCTACCAATCTGCTCGAATTTTCTCAGGCATGGCTTCTTATAAGTTTAAAATTGAGCAAAGAGGCCGGCATTGGGTCCGCCTCTATTTTTACCCTCTTCCAAAGTCTGGCCAAAACTTGAACTCTGCCTCAATGTCTGTAGTCACTGATAATTTTGTTCTCTTGAACAACTTCACATTCGAGAAGTATAATGGTACTTATATGTTTAAGGAGTACGCTATCAATGTGACTTCAGATACCTTGACTCTCACTTTCCTTCCTTCCAACAATTCGGTTGCATTTGTTAATGCGATTGAAGTTGTCTCTATCCCAGATGAGGTGCTCCCTGACCAGGCATTGGCTCTAAATCCATCTACTCCTTTTAGTGGCCTCACCGAACTTGCCCTTGAAACTGTTTACCGGCTAAATATGGGGGGTCCTTTGCTCACCTCGCAAAATGATACACTTGGAAGAACTTGGGAGAATGATCTGAAGTACCTCCATGTGAACAGTTCAGCTGTGAATGTGTCAGTTAGCCCCGCAAACATAAAATATCCAGCCGCGGTCACCCCCGAAACAGCACCTAATTTGGTGTATGCCACTGCCGAAACAATGGGGGATGCAAATGTACCTAATATGAACTTCAACATAACTTGGGTCTTCTCTGTTGATCCAAACTTCAGTTATTTTGTTAGGGTTCACTTCTGTGATATTGTGAGCAAGTCTCTAAACTCTCTAGTTTTCAATCTCTTCATAAATTACGATATTGCTCTTGGGAGTCTTGATCTATCAAGCATGACTGGTGACTTAAATGTGCCTTACTATAGAGACTTTGTTTCCAACTCCTCGGCGAACACAGATACTTTGACTGTTAGTGTTGGTCCGGATAGTGTGGCCGATACAACTAATGCAATTATGAATGGGCTGGAGATTATGAAGATCAGCAATGAAGTTAGGAGCTTGGATGGGCTTTTGCCTGTTGAGAGTTTCCTTCCTATTTCACCCTCAAAAAAGAACAAGATGGTAATAATAGTTGGTTCTATCATAGGAGCTGCAGCTGCAGTTGGACTAATTGGTTTGTGTTGTTGCTGCTGGGTGGCCCACAAATCTAAGACTACTCAGCAAGGATATCCATGGCTGCCTTTGCCCTTGCATGGAAACTCTCAGACCATGACAAAAATGTCCACAACTTCCCAAAAGAGTGGAACAGCTAGCTGCATTTCACTGGCTTCAACAAATCTTGGCCGTTTTTTCATGTTCCAAGAAATCCTGGATGCAACGAACAAGTTTGATGAAAGTTTACTCCTTGGGGTAGGTGGTTTTGGCAGGGTTTACAAGGGAACTCTAGAGGATGGGACAAAAGTAGCTGTTAAAAGAGGAAACCCCCGATCTGAACAGGGTATTGCTGAATTCCGAACTGAGATTGAGATGTTGTCCAAGCTCCGACATCGGCACCTGGTGTCTCTTATTGGCTATTGTGATGAAAGGTCAGAAATGATTCTCGTCTATGAATACATGGCTAATGGACCCCTTAGGAGCCATTTGTATGGAACAGATCTACCACCTCTACCGTGGAAGCAACGACTTGAAATTTGCATTGGTGCCGCAAGGGGGCTCCATTATCTACACACTGGTGCAGCTCAAAGCATAATTCACCGAGATGTGAAGACTACCAACATTCTCTTGGATGAGAATTTTGTAGCCAAAGTTGCTGATTTTGGCCTTTCTAAGACTGGTCCAGCTCTGGATCAGACCCATGTGAGTACAGCTGTTAAAGGTAGCTTTGGTTACCTTGATCCTGAATACTTTAGAAGACAGCAGCTTACTGAGAAATCAGATGTCTATTCTTTTGGAGTAGTCCTAATGGAAGTTTTCTGCACGAGACCGGCTTTAAACCCTGTTCTCCCTAGGGAGCAAGTCAATATAGCAGAATGGGCAATGAGCTGGCAAAAGAAGGGCATGCTGGATCAAATCATGGACCCAAATCTGGTGGGGAAGGTGAACCCTGCTTCTCTTAAGAAGTATGGAGAGACAGCAGAGAAGTGCCTGGCCGAGCATGGGGTTGATAGGCCATCAATGGGTGATGTCTTGTGGAATCTTGAATACGCACTTCAGCTAGAGGAGACCTCATCTGCGCTCATGGAACCTGAAGATAACAGTACAAATCACATTCCTGGAATCCAATTGACCCCGCTTGAGCCGTTTGATAACAGCGTGAGTATGATTGATGGGGTGAACTCTGGCACAGATGATGATGCAGAAGATACTGCCACAAGTGCTGTATTCTCTCAGTTAGTAAATCCTCGTGGAAGATAG
- the LOC121237422 gene encoding uncharacterized protein LOC121237422, producing the protein MEILSRNGLLMILLLFLFGAVRIHAEIKTCTSKSSPCRFKKMICPAQCPSSSPKNPKAKVCYINCNSPVCKAECKNRKPNCNAPGAGCYDPRFIGGDGIVFYFHGKSNEHFSLVSDRNLQINARFVGLRPAGRTRDYTWIQALGVLFDSNTFSLEATRAVTWDDKIDHLRFSYNGKELMIPEGHLSVWRSPEEDLRVERTSYTNSVIVTLPEVAEISVNVVPVTKEDDRIHNYQIPSDDCFPHLEVQFRFYGLSSKVEGVVGRTYQPDFENPAKPGVAMPVVGGEDKYRTTSLLSADCSSCAFSPSEVSKQKDLVVTEYGMLDCTGGASGGNGIVCRK; encoded by the exons ATGGAGATCTTAAGCAGGAATGGGTTGTTGATGATTCTGCTACTCTTTTTATTTGGTGCTGTGCGTATCCATGCAGAAATTAAGACATGCACCAGCAAAAGTAGTCCATGCCGCTTTAAAAAGATGATTTGCCCAGCACAATGCCCATCATCATCACCGAAGAACCCGAAAGCGAAAGTTTGCTATATCAACTGTAATTCACCCGTATGCAAAGCTGAGTGCAAAA ATCGGAAACCGAACTGCAATGCCCCTGGAGCAGGATGTTACGATCCCCGCTTCATTGGTGGAGATGGCATTGTTTTCTACTTCCACGGCAAGAGCAACGAGCATTTCAGCTTAGTTTCGGATCGCAACCTCCAGATCAATGCCCGCTTTGTCGGGCTCCGGCCAGCAGGCCGAACCAGGGACTATACTTGGATTCAAGCCCTGGGTGTCTTGTTTGACTCCAACACTTTCTCTCTTGAGGCCACCCGAGCGGTGACCTGGGATGACAAAATTGACCATTTGAGATTCTCTTACAATGGGAAGGAACTAATGATACCAGAAGGCCATCTCTCTGTATGGCGAAGCCCGGAAGAAGACCTTAGAGTGGAGAGAACATCGTACACGAACAGTGTCATAGTCACTCTCCCAGAGGTTGCAGAGATATCAGTCAATGTTGTGCCCGTGACCAAGGAAGATGATAGAATCCACAACTATCAGATACCTTCAGATGACTGTTTTCCTCACTTGGAGGTACAGTTTAGATTCTACGGTCTGTCCTCAAAAGTTGAAGGAGTTGTTGGCCGGACTTACCAGCCGGATTTTGAGAATCCGGCAAAGCCAGGCGTGGCAATGCCAGTCGTGGGAGGCGAGGACAAGTACAGAACCACATCACTTCTCTCGGCAGATTGCAGCTCTTGTGCATTCTCTCCATCTGAAGTTTCGAAACAAAAGGACTTGGTGGTGACAGAATATGGCATGCTGGACTGCACCGGCGGAGCCAGCGGTGGGAATGGAATAGTTTGCAGGAAATAA